AAGATCTTTATTACTGTCCTATAGGACAAGAAATGAAACTTATAGATACTTATAAAAGAAATACTAAGAACGGATTTATCCAAGAAATACACAGATACCAAGCACAAAACTGTAAAGGTTGCCCTTTAAGAACACTATGTCATAAATCAAAAACAAATCGAGTTATAGAAAGGAATTATAATTTAATACGATTAAAATCAAAAGCTAAAATATTACTCAACTCTGAACAAGGCATTGCAAAGCGAAAACAACGCTGTTGGGATGTAGAAGCTGTTTTTGGAAATATCAAACAAAACATGAACTTTAAACGATTTATGCTAAGAGGAACACGTAAAGTAAATGTTGAAATAGGGCTAATTGCAATGGCACATAACTTAAAAAAGTACAGTTTAACTATTTAGAAAAACTATACTTTTTTTAAATCTGAGTATTTTTTAAATCATTCTTAAAAAATCGCAAGAAAAAATTAACAAAATAAAAAATCGCCTAAAAAATGCTTTTTAGGCACTTTCAGAATTAAATAAACACTTGTTTATCAGTTAAATAAGTTGTATTTTAGATAAACCAAACCCCGTAAATAGGCAAAAAGCCTAAAAAACGGGGTTTTTCTTTTTTACAAATATGAAAATACGAAGAATTTCTGACTTCCAGTACTCTTTTTCTTTTTTATCCTCTACAGAGGAATTAGAAAAATTCAAAGCACGTTTTTTAATGTCTGATTTAGGTAAAATTTACAGTGCAATTCCTTGGAAAAATTTAGTCAAATCATTTAAAATTACAGAAGCTATCAAAGGACCAGACTGTATTTTTAGCCCTCAAGGAAAATTAGGTTTAATGTTTTTAAAACATTATGCTTGTTGTTCTGATAAGCGTTTGATTGAGCAGTTGAATTCCAATTATAATTATCAGTTTTTTTGTGGTATTTATTTAGGATTTGATACCCTTGAAAACTATAAAATAGTGAGTCAAATACGTTGCGAATTAGCTGCTGATTTAAACATTAGTTCAACAGAAAAAATACTATTTAATTATTGGAGTAAATATATTGATGAACAAGAAAAAGCAACAACAGATGCCACTTGTTATGAGAGTGAAGTTCGCTATCCAACAGATCAAAAACTATTGAAAGAATCTGTTGACTGGTGCTATAAACAAATGAAGATAATTTGTAAATCTTTATGTGTAAAACTTCCTAGAACCAAATACTTGAAATGGTCAAAAAGATATGTTGGTTATAGTAAAATGCGAAGAAAAACAACAAAGAAAAGAACCTCCATAACAAGAGCTTTTTTAAAACTATTACGCAAATTATTAGCGGAGATTAAAACTCTTGAAAAACAACATTATTTTACAATGCCAAATCGTTTTTATAAAACACTAAATACAGTAAAAAAAATATTCTCACAACAGTATTTACTGTTTGAGAAAGGAGAAAAACCAAAGAATAGAATCGTAAGCATAAGCAAAGATTACTTACGTCCAATAGTGAGAGGAAAAGAGATAAAAAAAGTAGAATTTGGGGCAAAAGTAAACAAACTTCAAATTGATGGAATTAACTTTATACAGAAAATAAGTTTTGATAACTTTAATGAAGGGACACAATTTAAAAATACAGTTTATAAGGCACAAGGATTAACCAATAGGAAAATTAAAATACTTGGTGCAGATGCTATTTATGCAACGAATAAGAACAGAGTTTTTGCAACTTCAAACCATATACAAACAGACTTCAAACCTAAAGGAAGACCTTCAAAGCATCATAAAGAGCAAAAAAAGCTCAAAAAAATGATTACCAAAGAAAGAGCTTCTAGATTAGAGGGGGGTTTTGGTAAAGAAAAGGAACATTATCATCTAAAAAAGATAAAAGCGAAAACCAAACCAACAGAAATACTTTGGATATTCTTTGGTATTCATACTGCAAATTGCCTTGAAATTGGCAGAAGAATGCAAAATCAAATTTTACAAAAAGTAGCCTAAATTTTTAAAATAAAAATTAAAAACACAGGATAACTATGCAATAAGGTTACTGCGAAACATAAAAAAGGTATATAAATTAAAAAAGTGATAGAAAATTATAATTTTCTATCACTTTTTTAAAATAATTTTCAAAAAATTAAACTACTTCTGAAAGTGCCTTTTTAGACGACCTCTTTTTTTTACTCTTTTTTTACTCTTTTTTTACTCTAATTTAATTCATAATTAACCTTTAAGGAGGCTTTTAACTTTGATTATAACCAAAACGTTTTAGTTGATTTTTATCGCTTCTCCAGTTTTTATTTACTTTTACATACAGTTCAATAAAAACTTTTTTATCAAAAAACTTTTCTAAATCTTTTCTTGCTTCTGCACCAACTCTCTTCAAAGCACTTCCTTTATGACCGATGATAATTCCCTTCTGGGTTTCACGTTCTACCATAATTATAGAG
The DNA window shown above is from Polaribacter sp. Hel_I_88 and carries:
- a CDS encoding transposase — protein: MKIRRISDFQYSFSFLSSTEELEKFKARFLMSDLGKIYSAIPWKNLVKSFKITEAIKGPDCIFSPQGKLGLMFLKHYACCSDKRLIEQLNSNYNYQFFCGIYLGFDTLENYKIVSQIRCELAADLNISSTEKILFNYWSKYIDEQEKATTDATCYESEVRYPTDQKLLKESVDWCYKQMKIICKSLCVKLPRTKYLKWSKRYVGYSKMRRKTTKKRTSITRAFLKLLRKLLAEIKTLEKQHYFTMPNRFYKTLNTVKKIFSQQYLLFEKGEKPKNRIVSISKDYLRPIVRGKEIKKVEFGAKVNKLQIDGINFIQKISFDNFNEGTQFKNTVYKAQGLTNRKIKILGADAIYATNKNRVFATSNHIQTDFKPKGRPSKHHKEQKKLKKMITKERASRLEGGFGKEKEHYHLKKIKAKTKPTEILWIFFGIHTANCLEIGRRMQNQILQKVA